The following are from one region of the Methanomassiliicoccales archaeon LGM-DZ1 genome:
- a CDS encoding (Fe-S)-binding protein, with the protein MSGSVFTTEKIDMVRDALNTCTMCGFCKSVCPSFKAINWDTDLSRGRIVMTYGISVGQLKPDESVVRSMYTCTTCADCVRRCPSKVKIVDIIELCRADLVSNGFALPKHKQMCQNIIDHNNPFGEEKSVAEVMKGWGYEPHKAPIAYFAGCTATYRAVKTAKASLSILKKLGADFTTLPEVCCGSVMSRVGWPEEERLKLYRKNVEAIEALGVKTLVLSCAGCYRMFKVEYPKYLGELPFEVKHITEFLAGRKLDLTPLGDATVTYHDPCHLGRHCGVYEPPREVIAQFPGVKFKEMKYNRSTSHCCGGGGGVRAAFPEEAAQISNTRLDEASFADILVTTCPFCVTNLSAQVGDRKLKVVDLAELVDEHLQRHGQ; encoded by the coding sequence ATGTCAGGAAGCGTATTCACAACTGAGAAGATCGATATGGTGAGGGATGCCCTCAACACCTGCACCATGTGCGGGTTCTGCAAGAGCGTCTGCCCATCGTTCAAGGCCATCAACTGGGACACCGACCTGTCCCGCGGCCGCATAGTCATGACCTACGGCATTTCCGTCGGGCAGCTGAAGCCCGACGAGTCCGTGGTCAGGAGCATGTACACCTGCACCACCTGCGCGGACTGCGTCAGGAGATGCCCCTCCAAGGTGAAGATCGTCGACATCATCGAGCTCTGCAGGGCTGACCTGGTCAGCAACGGCTTCGCGCTCCCCAAGCACAAGCAGATGTGCCAGAACATCATCGACCACAACAACCCGTTCGGCGAGGAGAAGTCTGTGGCCGAGGTCATGAAGGGATGGGGCTACGAGCCCCATAAGGCGCCCATCGCGTACTTCGCCGGGTGCACCGCGACCTACCGCGCCGTGAAGACGGCGAAGGCGTCCCTGTCCATCCTGAAGAAGCTCGGCGCGGACTTCACCACCCTGCCCGAGGTCTGCTGCGGGTCCGTCATGTCCCGCGTCGGATGGCCTGAGGAGGAGAGGCTGAAGCTCTACAGGAAGAACGTCGAGGCGATCGAGGCCCTCGGGGTCAAGACCCTGGTCCTCTCCTGCGCCGGATGCTACAGGATGTTCAAGGTCGAGTACCCCAAGTACCTGGGCGAGCTCCCCTTCGAGGTCAAGCACATCACCGAGTTCCTGGCCGGCAGGAAGCTCGACCTGACCCCGCTCGGGGACGCGACCGTGACCTACCACGACCCGTGCCATCTCGGCCGCCACTGCGGCGTCTACGAGCCTCCCCGCGAGGTCATCGCGCAATTCCCCGGCGTGAAGTTCAAGGAGATGAAGTACAACCGCTCCACCAGCCATTGCTGTGGTGGAGGCGGAGGGGTGCGCGCCGCGTTCCCCGAGGAGGCCGCGCAGATCTCCAACACGCGCCTCGACGAGGCCTCGTTCGCCGACATCCTGGTGACCACCTGCCCGTTCTGCGTCACCAACCTGTCCGCCCAGGTGGGCGACAGGAAGCTCAAGGTCGTCGACCTGGCCGAACTGGTGGACGAGCACCTGCAGCGACATGGACAATAA
- the folP gene encoding dihydropteroate synthase — translation MDNKAFFRGGRPRPLVMGILNVTPDSFSDGGKWNGPEAAVRHAFEMVDAGADMIDIGAESTRPGVVVPVPEAEELSRLMPVLERLMPSLDVPVSVDTYKAAVARAAVGAGVSVINDVSGLVDPDMARTAAECDVPLVIMASYGTPATFKTDQISKDAVYYALAFIRERIAEAERAGVDADAVITDPGAGFGFDAAQSMELIRRSSDFSFGGRYPVLVGPSRKRFVSTLYPSMDRDEATAEICAVAAEAGADIVRVHDVARTVRRLSRQD, via the coding sequence ATGGACAATAAGGCGTTCTTCAGAGGGGGGCGCCCGCGCCCCCTGGTCATGGGCATACTGAACGTCACCCCCGACTCGTTCTCCGACGGGGGCAAGTGGAACGGCCCCGAGGCTGCCGTACGCCATGCTTTCGAGATGGTCGATGCCGGGGCCGATATGATCGATATCGGCGCGGAGTCCACCCGCCCCGGCGTCGTCGTCCCGGTCCCCGAGGCCGAGGAGCTGTCCAGGCTGATGCCCGTCCTGGAGAGGCTGATGCCCTCCCTGGACGTGCCGGTGTCGGTGGACACCTATAAGGCCGCGGTCGCCCGCGCCGCCGTCGGCGCCGGAGTATCGGTGATCAACGACGTCTCCGGCCTCGTCGATCCCGATATGGCGCGCACGGCCGCGGAATGCGATGTCCCGCTGGTGATCATGGCCTCCTACGGGACCCCCGCGACGTTCAAGACCGACCAGATCTCCAAGGACGCGGTCTATTATGCGCTAGCCTTCATCAGGGAGAGGATCGCCGAGGCGGAGAGGGCGGGCGTGGATGCGGACGCTGTGATAACAGACCCGGGGGCCGGCTTCGGATTCGATGCCGCCCAGAGCATGGAGCTCATACGCCGGTCGTCCGACTTCTCGTTCGGAGGGAGGTACCCGGTGCTCGTCGGGCCTTCCAGGAAGAGGTTCGTCTCAACCTTGTACCCGTCTATGGACAGGGACGAGGCTACGGCGGAGATCTGCGCGGTTGCCGCGGAGGCCGGGGCGGACATCGTCCGTGTGCACGATGTCGCCCGCACGGTCCGCAGGCTCTCCCGTCAGGACTGA
- a CDS encoding DUF2116 family Zn-ribbon domain-containing protein, protein MPADLPPHDHCRYCGRAVPFDMAYCCMDCYSKDQKRIAKEKRNNALAAVLAVGGAVTILILGYIF, encoded by the coding sequence ATGCCCGCCGATCTCCCTCCGCACGACCACTGCAGGTACTGCGGACGCGCCGTCCCTTTCGATATGGCCTACTGCTGCATGGACTGCTACAGCAAGGACCAGAAGAGGATCGCGAAAGAGAAGAGGAACAATGCCCTGGCCGCCGTGCTGGCCGTCGGAGGCGCCGTCACCATCCTCATCCTGGGGTACATTTTCTGA
- a CDS encoding SIS domain-containing protein: MKLDSIDYLETKIRETLSRIPPGDTERLTVSILEAKRIFIFGAGRSGLVGQMFAVRLVQLGLRVYFVGDMTTPIIGKGDIVILISNTGHTMSVTRTAEIAKRLGSEVIAVTANRDCKLARLADCCIFIEPEKDARSGSMAPLGTLFEDSALVFFDCLVPDLMRRMDTDEGAMRSNHAIWV, from the coding sequence GTGAAGTTGGACAGCATCGACTACCTCGAGACCAAGATCAGGGAGACCCTGTCGCGCATACCTCCCGGGGACACCGAGAGGCTCACCGTCTCCATATTGGAGGCCAAGAGGATCTTCATATTCGGAGCGGGGAGGTCCGGCCTCGTGGGGCAGATGTTCGCCGTCCGCCTGGTACAGCTGGGTCTCCGCGTTTACTTCGTGGGTGACATGACCACCCCTATAATCGGGAAGGGCGACATCGTCATCCTGATATCCAACACCGGCCACACCATGTCGGTGACCAGGACGGCCGAGATAGCCAAGCGCCTGGGGTCCGAGGTCATAGCGGTCACCGCCAACCGCGACTGCAAGCTCGCGAGGCTGGCAGACTGCTGCATTTTCATCGAACCAGAGAAGGACGCCCGCAGCGGGAGCATGGCCCCGCTGGGAACTCTCTTCGAGGATTCGGCGCTGGTCTTCTTCGACTGCCTGGTGCCAGACCTCATGAGGCGCATGGACACCGACGAGGGCGCCATGCGCTCCAACCATGCCATCTGGGTCTGA
- a CDS encoding TIM barrel protein, which produces MIRYGPAGIPLSCKGRTLKDGIEDIHSLALTAMEIQMVRPNTDFRAPEDEEIGKTLKELDSDSGFVIAVDKGEEGVSYDPEIPIDEEDNLLFMNYCLAPCYNDLYSLGRMAKRHDVSLSVHTPYYMALDGDLFGNEEPADPDEMPEETPAMRSFTILQNCGAVLNALGGTLVVTNLGPYGGDNPKHAKSRIVSNLKDLKRWWKSEGLTPRIGIEITGNSNVWGSLEELLDICGTRDLKGFVYPVLNFAHYQARTKDSLSEAEDYYSLIEQFEPFYKDFGNIYADFSNVESDGEGNEKWYTPIKKGEIKFEKVAEALAEHMPEITMISDSPLLEHDAVYMRTLTERVLSKKAAKQLKEKRRELQAEAIADGELAPADPNDEADSE; this is translated from the coding sequence ATGATAAGATACGGACCCGCAGGAATCCCGCTGTCGTGCAAAGGACGCACTCTGAAAGACGGAATCGAGGACATCCACAGCCTGGCGCTCACGGCCATGGAGATCCAGATGGTCAGGCCCAACACCGATTTCCGCGCTCCCGAGGACGAGGAGATAGGGAAGACCCTGAAGGAGCTCGATTCCGACTCGGGCTTCGTCATCGCCGTCGACAAAGGCGAGGAGGGCGTCTCCTACGACCCCGAGATCCCCATCGACGAGGAGGACAACCTGCTGTTCATGAACTACTGCCTCGCCCCGTGCTACAACGACCTCTACTCCCTCGGCAGGATGGCCAAGAGGCACGATGTATCCCTCTCGGTCCACACGCCCTACTACATGGCCCTCGACGGGGACCTGTTCGGGAACGAGGAGCCGGCCGACCCGGACGAGATGCCCGAGGAGACCCCCGCCATGAGGAGCTTCACCATCCTCCAGAACTGCGGCGCGGTGCTCAACGCCCTGGGAGGGACCCTCGTGGTCACCAACCTCGGCCCCTACGGCGGGGACAACCCCAAGCACGCCAAGAGCAGGATCGTCTCCAACCTCAAGGACCTCAAGAGATGGTGGAAATCTGAGGGGCTCACCCCGAGGATCGGCATCGAGATCACCGGGAACAGCAACGTCTGGGGATCGCTCGAGGAGCTCCTCGACATCTGCGGGACGCGCGACCTGAAAGGCTTCGTCTACCCGGTCCTCAACTTCGCCCACTATCAGGCGAGGACCAAGGACTCGCTCTCCGAGGCCGAGGACTACTACAGCCTGATAGAGCAGTTCGAGCCCTTCTACAAGGACTTCGGTAACATCTACGCCGACTTCTCCAATGTGGAGTCCGACGGAGAAGGGAACGAGAAATGGTACACCCCCATAAAGAAAGGGGAGATAAAGTTCGAGAAGGTCGCCGAGGCTCTCGCCGAGCACATGCCGGAGATCACCATGATCTCCGATTCGCCCCTCCTCGAGCACGATGCAGTCTACATGAGGACCCTCACCGAGAGGGTGCTCTCCAAGAAGGCAGCCAAGCAGCTCAAGGAGAAGCGCAGGGAGCTGCAGGCCGAGGCCATCGCTGACGGGGAGCTCGCTCCCGCCGATCCCAACGATGAGGCAGACAGTGAGTGA
- a CDS encoding 50S ribosomal protein L18e, translated as MSNTCSKTNPQLVALISDLKAATREDPKAAIWRDIALRLEAPSRVWAEANLSKIEKYAQDGETVIVPGKVLGAGEMTKKVTVAAYSFSAKAEAAIVAAGGKAITIRELLAQNPKGSKVRILG; from the coding sequence ATGAGCAACACTTGTTCAAAGACCAACCCCCAACTGGTTGCCCTGATCTCTGATCTGAAGGCTGCCACGAGGGAAGATCCGAAGGCTGCTATCTGGCGAGACATAGCGCTCCGGCTTGAAGCACCCAGCAGGGTGTGGGCCGAGGCGAACCTCAGCAAGATAGAGAAGTATGCGCAGGACGGAGAGACCGTCATCGTTCCGGGGAAGGTCCTCGGTGCGGGCGAGATGACCAAGAAGGTCACCGTCGCAGCCTACAGCTTCAGTGCGAAGGCGGAGGCGGCCATCGTCGCCGCCGGCGGGAAAGCGATCACCATCAGGGAACTGCTCGCGCAGAACCCTAAGGGCTCGAAAGTTAGGATCCTGGGGTGA
- a CDS encoding 50S ribosomal protein L13 codes for MVTVIDGKGLIYGRLASYVADQILAGEEVVVLNAEQIIITGDPAEIFKDFKHKVEIGEAASRRKGPFYPRRADLLFKRCVRGMIPWMTTTGREAFRRLHVFVGTPKQFNDAEVQVPETAKKAINCKYVTLGQISEHLGSNVR; via the coding sequence ATGGTTACTGTTATCGACGGAAAGGGCCTCATCTACGGAAGGCTCGCAAGCTACGTCGCCGACCAGATCCTCGCCGGAGAGGAGGTCGTCGTCCTCAACGCAGAGCAGATCATCATCACGGGCGACCCTGCTGAGATCTTCAAGGATTTCAAGCACAAGGTCGAGATCGGAGAGGCCGCTTCCAGGAGGAAAGGTCCCTTCTATCCCCGCCGCGCAGACCTTCTGTTCAAGAGGTGCGTCAGGGGCATGATCCCCTGGATGACCACCACCGGAAGGGAAGCGTTCAGGCGCCTCCACGTGTTCGTCGGAACTCCCAAGCAGTTCAACGACGCGGAGGTCCAGGTCCCCGAGACCGCGAAGAAAGCGATCAACTGCAAGTATGTGACCCTGGGTCAGATCTCCGAGCACCTCGGATCTAATGTTAGGTGA
- a CDS encoding 30S ribosomal protein S9, whose product MDAVNTSGKRKSAIARAVVKEGTGKVVINKIPLAIYSPELARLKIEEPLQLVPEKASKVDISVSVQGGGVMGQAAAVRTAIARGLVDYYKDDELEAVLKAYDRSLLINDDRRKLPKKPMGRGARAKKQKSYR is encoded by the coding sequence ATGGACGCAGTCAACACCAGTGGAAAGAGGAAGTCCGCGATCGCCAGGGCAGTCGTGAAGGAGGGCACCGGAAAGGTCGTCATCAACAAGATCCCCCTCGCGATCTACTCCCCTGAGCTTGCAAGGCTCAAGATCGAGGAGCCCCTGCAGCTAGTGCCCGAGAAGGCATCCAAGGTCGACATCTCCGTGTCCGTCCAGGGCGGAGGGGTCATGGGACAGGCGGCGGCCGTCAGGACCGCCATCGCCCGCGGCCTCGTCGACTATTACAAGGATGACGAACTCGAGGCTGTCCTCAAGGCATACGACAGGTCCCTGCTCATCAACGATGACAGGCGCAAACTGCCCAAGAAGCCTATGGGACGCGGCGCTCGTGCCAAGAAGCAGAAGTCGTACCGTTGA
- a CDS encoding DNA-directed RNA polymerase subunit N, giving the protein MIIPVRCFTCGKVVGSAYPEYVKRVKMGEDPQKVLDDMGFDRYCCRRMIISHADLIGEISQLG; this is encoded by the coding sequence ATGATAATACCGGTGAGATGTTTCACATGCGGAAAGGTCGTGGGCTCTGCCTACCCCGAGTACGTCAAACGCGTGAAGATGGGCGAGGACCCCCAGAAGGTCCTCGACGACATGGGGTTCGACCGTTACTGCTGCCGCAGGATGATCATATCCCATGCGGACCTCATCGGCGAAATATCCCAGCTCGGATGA
- a CDS encoding UvrD-helicase domain-containing protein, with the protein MKNKNRDLIDQAKTAADEMSEMLERDDFIDPADIRSAADRYGQLYADLHRRTSGFLSRIGLVDRELKEQSDRFRSIYEGFPQHLKQHDDDLARRKAADIGQIINPVEGYDLDEQQLTAIAYDVRSRLVIAGAGTGKTTDIVGFVKYLLKSGKASPDEILALSFTNSSVSDLRKRIVAETGNRVEVSTFHRLGIKIIACSENKVPKVSHIKIGDFISEEIKKRRSDSRFVRSLSEFLAYDFDMHDEDQFGNCSELEEYLHKNPLITLNGERVKSFGEADIANYLAINGVPYTYEDSYCVDTADSEYGQYHPDFHINGTRIYIEYFGIDRSGGVAKFMVDENPDAREDYLRGIEWKKQIHRANGTTLIELYAYERSEGSLLDKLGSELKRLGIESSPEPPEAVFDRTFGSDSRALRAVSSLLTTAILLIKGFGESWDRVFSDNVLPKVRNIKDRQSLRRTEAVLRPLYDAYRAALDGNGEIDFEDMLNNAAECIRRGKYTHPYRYVIVDEYQDLSRSRYNLLKAMRDSRDFSLFCVGDDWQSIYRFNGCDMSYILDFEKYWGPSAVCRIERTYRFSGEILEKSSLFISRNPRQYPKKLIGMSKTDGKVYYILGADSRQIRSEIGKKLAYMPAGKKVLFLGRYNHDVSLLSGDGFDWRPDISDGSDAVTYSCRPDLKMKYMTIHSSKGLQADVVFSLNNNSGRYGFPSMRQEPALIGLLLDGGGSQMDEERRLFYVAMTRAREAVYIVSVKDHQSVFFTEMFPRRGLGGYAVRMFCPICGGPLVLRTNSFGGRFYGCSNFGPKGCRYTRECGTGNSDHRTG; encoded by the coding sequence ATGAAGAACAAGAACCGCGATCTGATCGATCAAGCGAAAACCGCGGCCGATGAAATGTCCGAAATGCTTGAAAGAGACGATTTCATCGATCCTGCAGATATCAGATCGGCGGCCGACAGATACGGGCAGCTCTATGCCGATCTGCACCGCAGGACAAGCGGATTCCTTTCCAGGATAGGGCTTGTCGACAGGGAACTGAAGGAGCAGTCGGACAGGTTCCGCAGCATCTATGAGGGTTTCCCGCAGCATCTGAAACAGCATGATGACGACCTTGCACGCAGGAAGGCCGCTGATATAGGGCAAATCATCAATCCTGTAGAAGGCTACGATCTGGATGAGCAGCAGCTAACGGCCATCGCCTATGATGTGCGCTCAAGGCTGGTGATCGCCGGTGCCGGCACAGGAAAGACCACGGACATCGTGGGCTTCGTGAAGTATCTTCTGAAATCAGGTAAAGCATCGCCCGATGAAATCCTTGCTCTGTCTTTTACTAACAGTTCTGTCAGCGATCTCAGGAAACGGATTGTCGCCGAGACCGGGAACCGCGTGGAAGTGAGCACTTTCCATCGCCTAGGCATCAAGATAATAGCATGTTCGGAGAACAAGGTTCCGAAGGTATCCCATATCAAGATCGGCGATTTCATCTCGGAAGAGATCAAGAAGAGGCGGAGCGACAGCAGATTCGTCCGCAGTCTGAGCGAATTCTTGGCATATGACTTCGATATGCATGATGAAGACCAATTCGGGAACTGCTCCGAACTGGAAGAGTACCTGCATAAGAACCCGCTGATAACCCTGAACGGCGAGAGGGTGAAGAGTTTCGGGGAGGCCGATATCGCCAACTATCTTGCGATCAACGGGGTCCCGTACACATATGAAGACTCATACTGCGTAGATACGGCCGATTCGGAGTACGGCCAGTATCATCCGGATTTCCACATCAACGGCACCAGGATTTACATCGAGTATTTCGGGATCGACCGCAGCGGCGGGGTGGCCAAGTTCATGGTCGACGAGAATCCCGATGCGCGCGAGGATTATCTCAGAGGCATAGAATGGAAAAAGCAGATCCATCGCGCGAACGGGACCACATTGATCGAGCTGTATGCATACGAACGCTCGGAAGGCAGCCTGCTGGATAAACTGGGATCGGAGCTCAAGAGGCTCGGCATAGAATCATCGCCGGAGCCTCCCGAGGCTGTGTTCGATAGGACGTTCGGGTCGGACAGCAGAGCATTGAGAGCCGTATCCTCTCTGTTAACTACCGCAATCCTCTTAATAAAGGGATTCGGAGAATCCTGGGACAGAGTGTTCTCCGATAATGTGCTCCCCAAGGTCAGGAACATCAAGGATAGGCAGTCGCTCAGGAGGACCGAGGCCGTGCTCAGGCCGCTGTATGATGCTTACCGGGCGGCATTGGATGGGAACGGGGAAATTGACTTCGAAGATATGCTCAACAATGCCGCTGAATGCATCCGCCGCGGGAAGTATACGCATCCGTACAGATATGTCATAGTGGATGAGTATCAAGACCTGTCAAGATCCAGGTACAATCTTCTGAAGGCCATGCGCGATTCCCGGGATTTCAGCCTGTTCTGCGTCGGCGATGATTGGCAGAGCATCTACCGCTTCAACGGATGCGATATGTCATATATCCTGGATTTCGAGAAGTACTGGGGGCCGTCTGCGGTCTGCAGGATTGAGAGGACATACCGTTTCTCTGGCGAAATCCTGGAGAAAAGCAGCCTGTTCATCAGCAGGAACCCGCGCCAGTATCCGAAGAAGCTGATCGGCATGTCGAAAACAGACGGCAAAGTCTACTACATACTCGGTGCAGACAGCAGGCAGATCCGCAGTGAGATCGGAAAGAAGCTGGCATATATGCCGGCCGGCAAGAAGGTGCTTTTCCTCGGAAGGTACAATCACGATGTCTCGCTGCTCAGCGGCGACGGTTTCGATTGGAGGCCCGATATCTCCGACGGTTCCGATGCCGTCACATATTCCTGCCGCCCGGATCTGAAGATGAAGTACATGACCATCCATTCGTCCAAGGGCCTGCAGGCGGATGTGGTGTTCTCGCTGAACAACAACTCTGGGAGATACGGGTTCCCGAGCATGCGGCAGGAGCCTGCGCTCATAGGCTTGCTGCTGGACGGCGGCGGTTCTCAGATGGACGAGGAACGCAGGCTGTTCTATGTGGCCATGACACGTGCCAGAGAGGCAGTGTACATCGTATCGGTGAAAGATCATCAGTCTGTGTTCTTCACGGAGATGTTCCCCCGCAGAGGCCTCGGCGGATATGCGGTCAGGATGTTCTGCCCGATATGCGGAGGGCCCTTGGTCCTCAGGACCAACAGCTTCGGAGGCAGGTTCTACGGATGCTCCAACTTCGGGCCCAAAGGATGCAGGTACACCCGCGAATGCGGGACCGGGAACTCGGATCACAGAACAGGATGA
- a CDS encoding MDR family MFS transporter translates to MAVEQITYKNIDPKVRNMIMVGLCLAMLIACFDGTIVGTCGPEIARSLDGLELYSWLATAYMLFETIFIPIAGKLSDLYGRKPLFLIGLTLFVVGSFVAGMSQNMMMLLVCRAVQGVGGGILIPVATAAVADLYPPAQRAKMQGMLGAIFGIGSGIGPVLGGYITEYISWRWVFYINIPMAIVAYILTIKKFPTPDQTSKPVIDTKGIVLLSLALADTVLFFNFVGDDFDWVSVESAAMIAVLLVLIALFVAVERKAVEPILAPHLIHNKTVVEASVFMLVFGLAMMGAMMYSSMFAIYILGLSTLEAGEYSIVLVIGMMITSIISGNLVNKTGYRFWIILGILITVGGLLMFNQLTIGSELTYYAECLFVFGVGLGCMMSVIMVAVQNASKPSEIGMTTSATNLFRGIGTTVGTAVFAMIIGNKIDEELRDHVSNTVYGMISHDTGCLQDLFNAISSPTLENSPIIMAANDILLAFANSVDYAFLCGAVIVAFLLIIAVIFKAEVYKGNEMDEEITAHIQSEAEAYSKHGIMPKHFRQTEEGSIVAGESPDTKPEKKNRFSGKKKE, encoded by the coding sequence ATGGCAGTTGAACAAATCACTTACAAGAACATCGACCCCAAAGTCCGCAACATGATCATGGTCGGACTCTGCCTGGCCATGCTCATCGCATGTTTCGACGGCACCATCGTCGGAACCTGCGGGCCTGAGATCGCAAGGTCGCTGGACGGTCTTGAGCTGTACTCCTGGCTCGCCACGGCGTATATGCTGTTCGAGACCATCTTCATCCCGATCGCCGGGAAACTGTCCGACCTGTACGGGAGGAAGCCCCTCTTCCTCATCGGACTGACCCTTTTCGTCGTCGGTTCCTTCGTCGCCGGAATGTCCCAGAACATGATGATGCTCCTGGTGTGCCGCGCAGTTCAGGGTGTCGGAGGAGGTATCCTCATCCCTGTCGCCACTGCGGCCGTCGCCGATCTCTACCCGCCGGCCCAGAGGGCCAAGATGCAGGGTATGCTCGGCGCCATCTTCGGGATCGGAAGCGGTATCGGCCCCGTCCTGGGAGGATACATCACCGAGTACATCAGCTGGCGCTGGGTCTTCTACATCAACATCCCCATGGCCATAGTCGCCTACATACTTACCATCAAGAAGTTCCCGACTCCGGACCAGACGTCCAAGCCTGTGATCGACACCAAGGGTATAGTCCTCCTGTCCCTCGCCCTCGCCGACACCGTCCTCTTCTTCAACTTCGTCGGGGACGACTTCGACTGGGTCTCCGTCGAATCGGCTGCGATGATCGCCGTGCTCCTCGTGCTCATCGCTTTGTTCGTGGCAGTCGAGAGGAAGGCCGTCGAACCCATACTCGCACCCCACCTCATCCACAACAAAACGGTCGTCGAGGCATCTGTGTTCATGCTGGTCTTCGGACTTGCGATGATGGGCGCGATGATGTACTCGTCCATGTTCGCGATCTACATCCTCGGCCTCAGCACCCTCGAGGCCGGAGAGTACTCCATCGTGCTCGTCATCGGCATGATGATCACCTCGATCATCAGCGGTAACCTGGTCAACAAGACAGGCTACAGGTTCTGGATCATCCTGGGTATCCTGATAACCGTAGGCGGTCTGCTGATGTTCAACCAGCTCACCATCGGGTCTGAACTGACGTATTATGCCGAGTGCCTCTTCGTCTTCGGAGTCGGGCTCGGATGCATGATGTCCGTCATCATGGTCGCCGTGCAGAATGCGTCCAAGCCTTCCGAGATCGGCATGACCACCTCCGCGACCAACCTGTTCAGGGGAATAGGGACCACTGTCGGTACCGCCGTGTTCGCCATGATCATCGGCAACAAGATCGACGAGGAGCTCAGAGACCATGTCAGCAATACGGTCTACGGAATGATCTCCCACGATACCGGCTGCCTTCAGGACCTCTTCAATGCGATTTCCAGTCCTACTCTGGAGAACTCGCCCATAATAATGGCAGCGAACGACATCCTCCTGGCCTTCGCCAATTCCGTCGATTATGCGTTCCTCTGCGGAGCCGTCATCGTCGCGTTCCTCCTGATCATAGCGGTCATCTTCAAGGCCGAGGTCTACAAGGGGAACGAGATGGATGAGGAGATCACTGCCCACATCCAGTCCGAGGCCGAGGCCTACTCGAAGCACGGCATAATGCCCAAGCACTTCAGGCAGACCGAGGAAGGATCGATCGTCGCAGGCGAATCGCCCGACACAAAACCCGAGAAGAAGAATCGCTTCTCCGGAAAGAAGAAGGAGTAA
- a CDS encoding ABC transporter ATP-binding protein translates to MSDCPIVLENLRKTYGSFVAVDGLSMNVERNSFTGLLGPNGAGKSTTLKMLTNLITPTSGHAYINGHDVQEEPKTALEGVGTVVETPEFYLYMTPRETYRYIGEIFGMSEESIASQTDDILAKVKMSEWADKKLGTFSKGMRQRISLGLALMNDPSVIILDEPTSGLDPRGMAEMRDILKNIRNGKNNLTVLMSSHMMHEVTDLCDRIALVNHGRLVASNTLDAFVNGASERTILIRTVSEPSDAMVEKVAALPNVDSAVRYGDEISVKFGAGKTEQADFLEAVAGLGIGAYSLSESDNGLEERYLELVKESR, encoded by the coding sequence ATGAGCGATTGCCCCATAGTCCTTGAGAACCTCCGCAAGACCTACGGGAGCTTCGTCGCCGTCGACGGCCTCTCCATGAATGTGGAACGCAACAGCTTCACGGGCCTCCTGGGCCCCAACGGGGCCGGCAAGAGCACCACGCTGAAGATGCTGACGAACCTCATAACTCCCACCAGCGGACACGCGTACATTAACGGCCATGATGTGCAGGAAGAGCCCAAAACCGCCCTCGAGGGCGTCGGGACGGTCGTCGAGACCCCCGAGTTCTATCTGTACATGACTCCGCGCGAGACCTACAGATACATCGGCGAGATCTTCGGGATGTCCGAGGAGAGCATCGCCAGCCAGACCGATGACATCCTGGCCAAGGTCAAGATGTCCGAATGGGCGGACAAGAAGCTAGGAACTTTCTCCAAAGGCATGAGGCAGAGGATATCTCTGGGTCTGGCACTTATGAACGACCCGTCCGTGATCATCCTCGACGAACCTACCTCCGGGCTCGACCCGAGGGGGATGGCCGAGATGAGGGACATCCTCAAGAACATCAGGAACGGGAAGAACAACCTGACCGTCCTGATGTCCTCGCACATGATGCACGAGGTCACCGACCTGTGCGACAGGATCGCCCTCGTCAACCACGGGAGGCTCGTGGCGTCCAACACGCTCGACGCCTTCGTGAACGGGGCATCCGAGAGGACGATCCTCATCAGGACGGTCTCCGAACCGAGCGACGCCATGGTCGAGAAGGTCGCCGCGCTTCCCAACGTCGATTCCGCGGTCCGCTACGGGGACGAGATATCGGTCAAATTCGGCGCAGGGAAGACCGAGCAGGCGGACTTCCTGGAGGCCGTAGCCGGCCTCGGCATCGGAGCGTACAGCCTGAGCGAGAGCGACAACGGGCTCGAGGAGAGGTACCTGGAGCTCGTCAAGGAGTCGAGGTGA